The following proteins are co-located in the Solanum pennellii chromosome 1, SPENNV200 genome:
- the LOC107008320 gene encoding ankyrin-1-like codes for MAPDATDALAVREKVNKFLKAACSGDIELFKKLAKQLDDGKGLAGTVADVKDGNKRGALIFAAREGKIELCKYLVEELKVDVNEKDDEGETPLLHAARQGHTATVQYLLEQGADPAIPSASGATALHHAAGNGHVELVKLLLSKGVDVDLQSEAGTPLMWAAGFGQEKVVKVLLEHHANVHAQTEDENNVCPLVSAVATDSLPCVELLVKAGADVNVRTGDATPLLIAAHNGSAGVINCLLQAGADPNAAEEDGTKPIQVAAASGSREAVEALLPVTERIQSVPEWSVDGVIEFVQSEYKREQERAEAGRKANKSREPIIPKKDLPEVSPEAKKKAADAKARADEAFNRKDFATAIDTYTQAIDFDPTDGTLFSNRSLCWLRLGQAERALSDARACRELRPDWAKGCYREGAALRLLQRFEEAANAFYEGVQINPDNMELVTAFREAVEAGRKVHATNKVDSPS; via the exons ATGGCTCCTGATGCTACTGATGCTCTTGCAg TTAGAGAAAAAGTTAATAAGTTTTTGAAGGCGGCTTGTTCAGGGGATATTGAGCTTTTCAAGA AGTTGGCAAAGCAACTGGATGATGGAAAAGGGTTGGCTGGTACAGTGGCGGATGTGAAGGATGGTAATAAAAGAGGGGCATTGATTTTTGCCGCCAGGGAAGGCAAGATTGAGTTGTGCAAGTATTTGGTGGAAGAGTTGAAGGTTGATGTCAATGAAAAAGATGATGAAG GTGAGACTCCTCTTCTTCATGCTGCTAGGCAAGGGCACACTGCTACTGTCCAGTACCTCTTGGAACAGGGTGCAGATCCTGCAATACCCAGCGCCTCGGGGGCAACAGCTTTGCATCATGCTGCAGGAAATG GACATGTTGAATTGGTTAAATTGTTACTGTCAAAGGGTGTAGATGTTGATTTACAAAGTGAGGCTGGAACACCGCTTATGTGGGCTGCAGGTTTCGGCCAGGAAAAGGTTGTCAAGGTTTTGCTGGAACATCATGCTAAT GTTCATGCTCAAACAGAAGATGAAAATAATGTCTGTCCTTTGGTATCAGCTGTAGCAACCGATTCATTGCCTTGCGTGGAGCTGTTAGTGAAG GCAGGGGCTGATGTCAATGTTAGGACTGGTGATGCAACTCCTTTGCTCATTGCTGCTCATAATGGTAGTGCAGGAGTCATTAACTGCTTACTACAAGCTGGAGCTGATCCGAATGCGGCTGAGGAg GATGGTACCAAGCCAATACAAGTTGCAGCTGCAAGCGGCAGTAGGGAAGCTGTTGAAGCTTTATTGCCTGTCACAGAACGGATTCAGAGTGTTCCAGAATGGAGTGTGGATGGAGTGATTGAGTTTGTGCAATCTGAATATAAGAGAGAACAG GAAAGAGCAGAAGCTGGGAGGAAAGCAAACAAGTCAAGAGAACCTATTATTCCAAAGAAAGATTTACCCGAG GTGAGTCCTGAAGCAAAGAAGAAAGCTGCAGATGCAAAGGCGAGGGCAGACGAGGCATTTAATAGGAAAGATTTTGCTACAGCTATAGATACTTACACACAG GCAATCGATTTTGATCCAACTGATGGCACTCTGTTTTCCAATAGAAGTCTTTGTTGGCTCCGCCTGGGCCAAGCTGAACGCGCCTTAAGTGATGCCAGGGCCTGCAGAGAACTTAGACCAGATTGGGCAAAAGGTTGTTATCGGGAAGGTGCAGCTCTACGTCTATTGCAG aGGTTTGAAGAGGCAGCCAATGCTTTCTATGAGGGTGTACAGATCAACCCTGATAATATGGAGCTCGTAACTGCTTTCAG GGAAGCTGTTGAGGCTGGTAGAAAAGTTCATGCCACAAACAAGGTTGATTCGCCGTCTTAG
- the LOC107008321 gene encoding uncharacterized protein LOC107008321, which produces MGDIKVPRPNHEKHISSSSSSELSDQCDELQRLEDAPPFWRNPNKKLSKQLSMCEIPRDIAWEKRRRQFLHQERKKNITGSTQDVDAYITDEDLNELKGCIDLGFGFNEEEGQRLCNTLPALDLYFAVNRQYLTSPVSSPGSNKGSMSSPGSLNSLGGRSSSFGSPRSDHVDAWKIYSPGDDPQQVKTKLRHWAQAVACSVKQSY; this is translated from the exons ATGGGAGATATTAAGGTTCCTCGTCCaaatcatgaaaaacatatatcttcatCATCGTCTAGTGAATTATCAGATCAATGCGACGAATTACAACGTTTAGAAGATGCACCACCTTTTTGGAGGAACCCTAATAAAAAGTTATCAAAGCAACTTTCCATGTGTGAGATTCCACGTGACATTGCTTGGGAAAAACGACGTCGTCAATTTCTTCATCAAGAGAGGAAAAAGAATATTACTGGAAGTACTCAAGACGTGGATGCATATATAACTGATGAAGATTTGAATGAACTTAAAGGTTGCATAGATTTAGGATTTGGATTTAATGAAGAAGAAGGGCAAAGGTTATGTAACACCTTGCCCGCTCTTGATCTTTATTTCGCGGTGAATCGTCAGTATTTAACTAGCCCTGTCTCTTCACCGGGTAGCAATAAAGGATCAATGTCATCTCCGGGTTCATTGAATTCTCTAGGAGGAAGGTCATCCTCTTTTGGAAGCCCTCGGAGTGATCATGTCGATGCATGGAAGATTTATAGCCCGG GTGATGATCCTCAACAAGTAAAGACAAAGTTGAGGCATTGGGCGCAGGCAGTGGCTTGTTCTGTCAAGCAGTCTTATTGA
- the LOC107012958 gene encoding vitellogenin-like codes for MRIRKPIPNSPSSSSSSSSSSSSSSSLYTFSSLTDNSFASSIDSSSSTSTSSSITTARCQGLDLLVKAIHQVTDGSVVGVPYIQKRVITRRRRRVLSFERFFIAECFEKQDDGVKCKDGSLPKRQQRKRLKTVPTKYQDSAMIQSSKPKPKSRRLQRSAKICEELGS; via the coding sequence atgagGATTCGAAAACCCATACCCAATTCACCATCTTCGTcttcatcatcgtcgtcatcttcatcttcttcatcttccttGTACACGTTCTCTTCCCTAACAGATAACTCCTTTGCTTCATCCATAGATTCATCTTCCTCAACTTCAACTTCTTCCTCTATCACCACTGCTAGATGTCAAGGCCTTGATCTGCTAGTCAAGGCCATTCATCAGGTTACTGATGGTTCTGTTGTGGGTGTTCCTTACATTCAGAAAAGGGTCATCacgaggaggaggagaagagtTTTGAGCTTTGAAAGGTTTTTTATAGCAGAGTGTTTTGAGAAACAGGATGATGGGGTGAAGTGCAAAGATGGGTCGTTGCCTAAAAGACAGCAAAGGAAGAGATTGAAGACTGTTCCGACTAAGTATCAAGATTCAGCGATGATTCAGTCATCGAAGCCGAAACCCAAAAGCCGGAGACTTCAGAGATCTGCTAAGATTTGTGAGGAATTGGGGTCGTGA